A single genomic interval of Scyliorhinus canicula chromosome 15, sScyCan1.1, whole genome shotgun sequence harbors:
- the fahd1 gene encoding acylpyruvase FAHD1, mitochondrial isoform X2, whose translation MSVRDLHSFWEWGRKIICVGRNYAEHARELGNPLPGAEPLLFLKPPSAYLRPGSAIRPPRYSRRLQPEVELGLVLAKGGSSIPQEEAMGYLGGYALCLDMTARDTQEECKRKGHPWTLAKAFDCSCPVSDFIPKDKLPDPHRLTLWLKVNGQLRQQGHTSQMIFPIPHLISYISGIIRLEEGDLILTGTPAGVSDVQEDDELQAVSSMPTKKSAEN comes from the coding sequence ATGTCTGTCCGGGATCTGCACTCTTTCTGGGAATGGGGCCGGAAGATTATTTGTGTGGGCAGGAATTACGCCGAACACGCCCGGGAGTTGGGGAACCCTCTGCCCGGCGCCGAGCCGCTGCTGTTCCTCAAGCCGCCCAGTGCCTACCTGCGGCCGGGCTCGGCGATCCGGCCACCCCGCTACAGCCGCCGGCTGCAGCCCGAGGTGGAGTTGGGCTTGGTGCTGGCTAAGGGCGGCAGCTCCATCCCGCAAGAGGAGGCTATGGGCTACCTAGGGGGCTACGCACTATGCCTGGACATGACAGCCCGGGACACCCAGGAGGAGTGCAAGAGGAAAGGACATCCATGGACTCTGGCCAAAGCCTTCGATTGTTCCTGCCCGGTCAGCGACTTCATCCCCAAGGACAAGCTTCCCGACCCGCACCGCCTGACTCTCTGGCTCAAGGTCAATGGGCAGCTCAGACAACAAGGGCACACCTCACAGATGATATTTCCCATCCCCCATCTCATTAGCTACATCAGTGGGATTATCAGGTTGGAAGAAGGGGACCTGATTCTCACCGGAACGCCTGCAGGAGTGTCTGATGTACAGGAAGACGATGAGCTGCAAGCTG